A window of Xiphophorus hellerii strain 12219 chromosome 7, Xiphophorus_hellerii-4.1, whole genome shotgun sequence contains these coding sequences:
- the LOC116722649 gene encoding protocadherin-8, giving the protein MAFCKAASEGLVLTLFSVYLCTVHCTTTRYFTYEEDAPGTEIGNLSQDLKIDPSDAHDTSFRFMQESNTSVIHMRESDGLLTVADVIDREQLCPRSPRCFITFNIVAHSREKFQLIHVEIEVKDINDHSPYFPLNETKLEIVENVPLDSRFPLQIALDEDVGDNYIQSYNISPCSHFAVEVRELEDGVKFAELVLVSELDREVEDSYTIQVTASDGGAPPKSGSMTVNIKVLDFNDNSPAFAHSSLKVELEEDSPVGHRVLKVHAFDPDQGINGEVVYAFPDELSSEAAQTFHIDPYSGDVTLKALVDFEKRKSYELIIRASDQGENSVPSTCTVVIEVVDVNDNAPEIIIKPMTSSSDSVAYITEAAAAESFVALISTSDRDSGSNGYVRVSLLGHEHFTLQQAYGETFMIVTTGTLDREKIQEYNLTVLAEDLGTPPFKTARQYTISVTDENDNPPLFSKSVYEVSVLENNIPGSYITTVVARDPDMGKNAKVSYKLLDSEIPGGSPVSTYVSVDSISGSLYTLRSFDYETLQQIEVVIHAEDRGSPSLSSTSMIRIRVVDQNDNYPYFTFPVLLNNSADIPLPYNAPAGYLTLQVVAEDADEGVNGELSHQILEGDPKLFTMNKNTGEIALKQWLTAEIGDVLEIKITVSDNGRAPLSSSATIRFVVSDTEPPEDQVVIVLQSSEEEGSSFDGSLIIIIVLSGGCAFLLIAIVAVALTCKLSRGGRRSRGRKREVCQGLFDGRPHSMLSSAEPNIYTGQQGFFHERTSLSLDDSCLYEERSRDSESKIFLPSKHFQPTSVWQGDRYCLQVSGLSNNDQLSVKDSGKGDSDFNDSDSDVSGDGGKKNFSTFQPRLKSTSSSLSRDCQSAYCVIPQRSYRNSRENAYAIGFSPMPVFSNPHSIRKDCGYNTNQPKPRSNMQTFSRSGTLPSYFPQQLHETDAGQATVHQETPNIVTVATESEVATIF; this is encoded by the exons ATGGCGTTTTGCAAAGCTGCATCTGAGGGGCTTGTCTTGACGCTTTTCTCTGTGTATCTGTGCACTGTGCACTGCACAACTACTAGGTACTTTACCTATGAAGAGGACGCACCCGGGACAGAAATAGGGAATTTATCCCAAGATTTAAAGATTGATCCGTCTGATGCCCATGACACATCTTTCCGCTTCATGCAGGAGAGCAACACCTCAGTTATTCACATGCGGGAAAGTGACGGACTCCTGACCGTCGCAGATGTGATCGATCGGGAGCAGCTCTGCCCCAGGTCCCCTCGCTGCTTCATCACCTTCAACATCGTGGCCCACTCCAGGGAGAAGTTTCAGCTCATCCACGTGGAGATCGAGGTGAAGGACATCAACGACCACTCTCCGTACTTCCCACTCAACGAAACGAAACTAGAGATAGTTGAAAACGTTCCCCTGGACTCCAGGTTCCCGCTCCAGATCGCTCTCGACGAGGATGTGGGTGATAACTACATCCAGAGCTACAACATCTCCCCCTGCAGCCACTTTGCTGTGGAAGTGCGCGAATTGGAGGACGGAGTGAAGTTTGCCGAGCTGGTTTTGGTGAGTGAGCTGGACAGAGAAGTGGAGGACTCTTACACTATACAGGTGACTGCGTCTGATGGAGGAGCGCCTCCAAAGTCGGGATCTATGACTGTGAACATCAAAGTGTTGGACTTTAATGACAACAGCCCGGCTTTTGCGCACAGCTCCTTGAAAGTTGAGTTGGAGGAAGACTCCCCGGTAGGTCACCGAGTACTGAAAGTGCACGCCTTCGATCCGGACCAGGGCATCAACGGAGAAGTCGTGTATGCGTTCCCGGATGAGCTGTCATCCGAAGCGGCCCAAACTTTCCACATCGACCCTTACTCTGGGGATGTGACCCTGAAGGCGCTGGTTGATTTCGAGAAAAGGAAGTCATACGAGCTGATCATCAGAGCCTCGGATCAGGGCGAGAACTCCGTCCCGTCCACCTGCACGGTCGTAATCGAGGTAGTGGACGTGAACGACAACGCTCCGGAGATCATCATCAAGCCGATGACCTCCAGCAGCGACTCGGTGGCCTACATCACCGAGGCTGCGGCAGCGGAGAGCTTCGTGGCGCTGATCAGCACCTCGGACAGAGACTCGGGCTCCAACGGGTACGTGCGCGTTAGCCTGCTCGGGCACGAGCATTTCACCCTGCAGCAGGCTTACGGGGAGACGTTCATGATCGTTACCACCGGTACTCTGGACAGAGAGAAGATCCAAGAATACAACTTGACTGTATTGGCAGAGGACCTGGGGACTCCCCCTTTTAAGACGGCCAGGCAGTACACAATCAGTGTAACAGATGAGAATGACAACCCCCCTCTTTTCAGTAAGTCTGTGTATGAAGTTTCAGTTTTGGAGAACAACATTCCTGGCTCATACATTACTACCGTTGTTGCTCGAGATCCTGACATGGGAAAGAACGCGAAAGTTTCCTACAAACTCTTAGATTCAGAAATACCGGGAGGATCTCCAGTGTCCACCTATGTTTCTGTAGACTCAATCTCAGGGTCCTTGTACACTTTGAGGTCTTTTGATTATGAGACGCTCCAACAGATTGAGGTGGTCATCCACGCAGAGGACAGAGGCTCCCCCTCTCTGTCCAGCACCTCAATGATCCGGATCAGAGTCGTGGATCAGAATGACAACTATCCATATTTCACCTTCCCTGTCCTGCTGAATAACTCTGCTGATATCCCTCTTCCCTACAATGCCCCCGCAGGCTATCTTACCCTTCAGGTAGTAGCAGAAGATGCGGATGAGGGGGTGAATGGCGAGCTCTCCCACCAAATTCTGGAAGGTGACCCAAAGCTGTTTACCATGAACAAAAACACTGGAGAGATTGCTTTGAAGCAGTGGCTCACAGCCGAAATAGGGGACGtgttggaaattaaaataacagtCAGTGACAATGGAAGGGCCCCTCTGTCTAGCAGTGCCACTATTAGGTTTGTGGTTTCAGATACAGAACCCCCTGAAGACCAGGTTGTCATTGTCCTACAGTCAAGTGAGGAAGAAGGCTCCTCGTTCGATGGCTCACTAATCATCATCATCGTACTCAGTGGGGGTTGTGCCTTCCTGCTAATTGCAATTGTGGCCGTCGCCCTCACGTGCAAACTGAGCCGTGGGGGAAGAAGAAGCCGtggcagaaagagagaggtgTGCCAGGGCCTGTTTGACGGCAGGCCCCATTCCATGCTCAGCTCTGCAGAACCAAACATTTACACGGGCCAGCAGGGGTTCTTCCATGAGAGGACGTCTTTGTCTCTGGATGATTCCTGCCTCTACGAGGAGAGGAGCAGAGACTCAGAATCGAAG ATATTCCTGCCCTCCAAGCATTTTCAGCCAACGTCTGTGTGGCAAGGTGACAGATACTGCTTGCAAGTGAG CGGCCTCAGCAACAATGACCAGCTGAGCGTGAAGGACAGCGGTAAAGGGGACAGTGACTTCAATGACAGCGACTCAGATGTCAGTGGAGATGGCGGCAAGAAGAACTTCAGCACCTTCCAACCCAGACTGAAAA GTACTAGTAGCAGCTTATCTAGAGACTGCCAAAGTGCCTACTGTGTGATACCACAGAGGAGCTACAGGAACTCTAGAGAAAATGCCTACGCAATAGGCTTCTCCCCCATGCCTGTTTTCAGCAATCCTCACAGCATTAGGAAGGACTGTGGATACAACACAAACCAGCCAAAACCAAGAAGCAACATGCAGACATTTTCCAGATCTGGGACTCTTCCTTCCTACTTCCCCCAGCAGCTGCATGAAACTGATGCAGGACAGGCCACGGTCCACCAGGAGACTCCCAACATTGTAACAGTGGCTACAGAATCTGAAGTTGCAACtatcttttaa